Proteins co-encoded in one Nitrospira sp. genomic window:
- a CDS encoding TIGR03013 family PEP-CTERM/XrtA system glycosyltransferase codes for MLVKADEVVNKEAAVEPELQLCRFTEGVYSRWDGLSPKKRILILGSGKFAGELCRVVRSQRFGMVEIIGALVGGNERLEKNQDVPGILGTYGQVARVVEEQKVTTVVVCLEDRRSALPVEQLLDLKAMGIDVRDGHQLFEEVSGRLSIDSLRPSALVFSNGFKQRMVTRIMKRFGDMMVAIGGLLVLFPLFLLVAFLIKVDSSGPVFYRQVRVGLRGRPFSIWKFRSMVQDAENAGAQWAQADDPRISRVGWWLRKTRVDEFPQLINVLGGEMSLVGPRPERSVFVQDLRKTIPYYDLRHTVRPGITGWAQVKFRYGASAEDAHMKLQYDLYYVKRLSFGIDMSILVQTVRVMLLGEGAQ; via the coding sequence ATGTTGGTAAAAGCGGACGAAGTGGTGAATAAAGAGGCTGCAGTGGAGCCGGAGCTGCAGTTGTGCCGCTTCACGGAGGGCGTGTATTCGAGGTGGGACGGACTGAGTCCTAAAAAGCGGATACTCATCTTGGGAAGCGGAAAGTTTGCCGGGGAACTCTGTCGAGTCGTACGTTCGCAACGCTTTGGTATGGTGGAAATCATTGGGGCTCTTGTAGGGGGAAATGAGCGACTAGAGAAGAATCAAGATGTGCCCGGAATCCTTGGCACTTATGGACAGGTGGCACGAGTAGTAGAAGAACAGAAGGTGACTACTGTCGTTGTTTGTCTTGAAGATCGTCGCTCGGCACTGCCGGTTGAACAGCTGCTCGATTTGAAGGCGATGGGAATAGATGTTCGTGATGGGCATCAATTGTTCGAAGAAGTCTCGGGCCGCCTCTCAATTGATTCGCTTCGCCCAAGCGCCCTCGTTTTTTCAAATGGTTTCAAGCAACGCATGGTCACCCGTATCATGAAGCGGTTCGGTGACATGATGGTTGCAATCGGGGGATTACTAGTGCTGTTTCCACTATTCTTACTCGTCGCGTTTTTGATTAAGGTTGATTCATCAGGGCCCGTGTTTTATCGCCAGGTCCGTGTCGGATTGCGCGGGCGGCCCTTTTCGATCTGGAAGTTTCGATCAATGGTGCAAGATGCTGAAAATGCAGGGGCTCAATGGGCGCAAGCGGATGATCCGCGCATCTCCCGCGTCGGGTGGTGGCTGCGAAAGACTCGTGTCGATGAGTTTCCGCAGCTGATTAATGTGTTAGGAGGGGAGATGAGTCTTGTTGGGCCTCGCCCGGAGCGGTCGGTGTTCGTGCAGGACTTGCGAAAAACCATTCCCTATTATGATTTGCGCCACACGGTCAGGCCCGGCATCACCGGATGGGCACAGGTGAAGTTTCGCTATGGCGCCTCTGCAGAAGATGCCCATATGAAGTTGCAATATGACCTCTACTACGTCAAGCGGTTGTCCTTCGGGATCGATATGAGCATTCTGGTGCAGACGGTGCGAGTGATGTTGCTCGGGGAAGGGGCGCAGTAA
- a CDS encoding DUF3473 domain-containing protein: MASNQQSQEARVRHVLSFDVEEHFQVSAFWSDARRQQWDRLESRVEQNTLRLAELLASAETKATFFVLGWVAERHPGLVKALAKQGHEIASHGYGHELVTNQTESEFRDDVRRSKCILEELTGKMVFGYRAPSFSITDRTPWALPILVEEGYLYDSSIYSRFQPSEKVEMQSCVQEIVTTAGPIFELALPTADLCGIQLPTPGGGYFRLLPYSASRMILRKFEKTGTQFVMYLHPWEIDPDQPRMEGPVISKFRHYLNLERTEQRLKNLLRDFAFAPVIDAIQPIRDICQGRVQGGAAACAVFG; encoded by the coding sequence ATGGCTTCCAACCAGCAGAGCCAAGAGGCGCGGGTACGCCATGTCCTCTCATTTGATGTGGAAGAGCATTTTCAGGTATCGGCCTTTTGGTCCGATGCCAGAAGACAACAGTGGGATCGGCTGGAAAGTCGCGTTGAGCAGAATACGCTTCGGCTCGCGGAGCTCTTGGCGTCTGCTGAGACAAAGGCCACATTTTTCGTTTTAGGATGGGTGGCGGAGCGACATCCGGGGTTGGTCAAAGCGTTGGCGAAACAGGGGCATGAAATTGCATCGCATGGTTACGGACATGAGTTAGTTACCAATCAGACTGAAAGCGAGTTTCGGGACGACGTCAGGCGGTCCAAATGCATTTTGGAAGAGTTGACGGGAAAGATGGTATTCGGCTATCGGGCGCCCAGCTTCTCGATCACTGATCGAACCCCGTGGGCGTTACCGATTTTGGTTGAAGAAGGCTATCTCTATGACTCCAGTATCTATAGTCGATTCCAACCTTCGGAGAAAGTTGAGATGCAGAGCTGTGTGCAGGAGATCGTGACGACCGCCGGCCCCATTTTTGAATTGGCTCTACCTACAGCGGACCTATGCGGTATTCAGCTCCCTACTCCCGGGGGGGGGTACTTTCGCCTCTTGCCCTATTCAGCTTCTAGAATGATTTTAAGGAAGTTTGAAAAAACTGGAACTCAGTTCGTCATGTATCTGCACCCTTGGGAGATTGATCCAGATCAACCTCGAATGGAGGGGCCCGTGATTTCAAAATTTCGCCATTATCTAAATCTCGAGAGAACCGAGCAACGGTTGAAAAATCTGTTGCGTGATTTCGCGTTTGCTCCTGTAATCGATGCAATTCAGCCAATCCGTGACATATGCCAAGGCCGGGTACAGGGTGGTGCGGCTGCATGTGCTGTGTTTGGATAA
- a CDS encoding class I SAM-dependent methyltransferase: MESNACLFCQTPLHRTFIDLGMHPLCESYVSQDRLDHMEPFYPLHVYVCEHCWLVQLHEYVSPSDIFTEYAYFSSYADSWVQHAKRYTDMIAQRLALTTKSFVVELASNDGYLLQHFVAKGIPVLGVEPAANVAEVARKRNVPTLVKFFGKQTAVELVEQGTKADLIAGNNVLAQVPDLNDFVGGIKLLLTPQGVVTIEFPHLMKLMEENQFDTIYHEHFFYFSLLSAERVFAAHGLEVFDVEELSTHGGSLRIYAHHVDDTTHRMTERYSELKQREQTAGFEQVETYALFGERVKETKRKLLEFLIEAKRKGKVIVGYGAPGKGNTLLNYCGIRSDFIEYTVDRNPYKQGKFLPGTHIPIYAPEKISETKPDYVFILPWNFRDEIMQQMGFIREWGGKFVVPIPEARVCT; this comes from the coding sequence ATGGAAAGCAATGCTTGTTTATTTTGCCAGACGCCGCTACACCGGACCTTCATCGATCTCGGAATGCATCCACTCTGTGAAAGCTATGTGAGCCAAGATCGATTGGACCACATGGAACCATTCTACCCTTTGCACGTATACGTCTGTGAGCATTGCTGGCTTGTGCAGCTCCACGAGTATGTTAGTCCGTCGGATATCTTTACCGAGTATGCCTACTTTTCCTCTTACGCAGATAGCTGGGTGCAGCATGCAAAGCGCTATACCGATATGATCGCGCAACGACTTGCGCTCACTACAAAGAGTTTCGTGGTGGAACTTGCGAGTAATGACGGCTATTTGCTGCAGCATTTTGTCGCCAAGGGGATTCCGGTCCTTGGGGTCGAACCAGCAGCCAATGTGGCTGAAGTGGCACGAAAAAGGAATGTGCCAACACTGGTAAAGTTTTTCGGGAAACAGACTGCGGTCGAATTAGTTGAGCAGGGTACAAAAGCCGATCTTATCGCCGGAAACAATGTTTTGGCTCAGGTGCCGGATTTGAACGACTTCGTCGGCGGCATCAAACTATTGTTGACGCCGCAGGGTGTCGTCACCATCGAGTTTCCACATTTGATGAAGCTGATGGAGGAGAATCAGTTTGATACCATTTACCACGAGCATTTCTTCTACTTTTCGCTCCTGTCCGCGGAGCGCGTCTTTGCGGCACATGGCCTGGAAGTGTTTGATGTGGAAGAATTATCTACGCATGGAGGATCACTCCGGATCTATGCCCATCACGTCGATGATACGACTCATCGCATGACGGAGCGATATAGTGAGTTAAAGCAGCGGGAGCAAACGGCTGGTTTTGAACAAGTCGAAACGTATGCGTTGTTTGGGGAGCGAGTCAAGGAGACCAAGCGAAAGTTGCTGGAGTTCTTGATTGAGGCGAAGCGAAAAGGAAAAGTTATCGTCGGATATGGGGCACCTGGCAAAGGCAATACGCTCCTTAATTATTGCGGAATACGCTCGGATTTCATCGAATACACCGTGGACCGCAATCCGTATAAGCAAGGGAAGTTTTTGCCTGGTACGCATATACCGATTTATGCTCCGGAAAAGATTTCTGAAACCAAGCCGGACTATGTATTCATCCTGCCATGGAACTTTCGAGACGAGATCATGCAGCAAATGGGCTTCATACGCGAATGGGGTGGGAAATTTGTTGTGCCGATTCCTGAAGCGCGAGTGTGTACCTAG
- a CDS encoding DUF4910 domain-containing protein, whose product MIERDAFQVAEQDQMGAKMHRLMADLYPICRSLTGNGVRQTLHMLNDVIPLVIHEVPTGTTVFDWTVPQEWNIRDAYIKNSKGDRVVDFQKSNLHVMGYSVPVSETMSLAELLPRLYSLPEHPEWIPQRASYYKPNWGFSIAHNDLVRLAEDQYEVRIDSTLSNGAMTYGECVIPGEQADEILFSTHICHPSLCNDNLSGIVIAAYLAKAIAAMPKRRYTYRFLFVPTQLGSLAWLARNQQACRRIRHGVVLVALGDVGCSTYKCSRQEAAEIDRAVTHVLRYSGQPYEIFKFVPYGYDERQYCSPGFNLPVGCFMRSTGARFPEYHTSADNLECVKPSSLADSYRKCIEICYVLEGNRTFRNLLPNGEPQLGKRGLYGAMGGLAGGGREKELLLLWALNLSDGSHTLLDIAERSGLPFRQVRHAADLLLEHGLLEEVEGAT is encoded by the coding sequence ATGATCGAACGAGATGCTTTTCAGGTGGCTGAACAAGACCAAATGGGCGCAAAGATGCATCGGCTCATGGCTGATCTCTATCCGATATGCCGTAGCCTGACAGGTAACGGAGTTCGTCAGACCTTGCACATGCTCAATGACGTGATTCCGCTTGTCATTCATGAAGTGCCCACAGGGACGACCGTCTTTGACTGGACTGTTCCGCAAGAGTGGAATATCAGAGATGCCTATATCAAAAACTCAAAAGGCGACCGCGTCGTTGATTTTCAGAAATCTAATTTACATGTCATGGGCTACAGCGTGCCCGTGTCAGAGACCATGAGTCTGGCTGAATTGCTGCCGCGACTCTATTCACTCCCGGAACATCCTGAGTGGATCCCGCAACGAGCCTCGTATTACAAACCGAATTGGGGATTTTCGATCGCCCATAACGACCTGGTCAGGCTAGCCGAAGATCAGTATGAGGTCCGCATTGATTCTACATTGTCTAATGGTGCGATGACGTATGGAGAATGTGTGATTCCCGGAGAGCAGGCCGACGAGATTTTGTTTTCCACGCATATATGCCATCCGTCCTTATGCAACGACAATTTGTCGGGGATTGTTATCGCTGCCTATCTGGCCAAAGCCATCGCTGCTATGCCGAAGCGGCGCTATACCTATCGGTTTCTCTTTGTCCCGACTCAGTTAGGGTCTCTGGCCTGGCTGGCTCGAAACCAGCAAGCTTGCCGAAGAATCCGGCACGGCGTTGTGTTGGTTGCGCTTGGGGATGTCGGGTGCTCTACGTACAAGTGCAGCCGCCAGGAAGCAGCGGAGATCGATCGCGCCGTTACACATGTCCTGAGGTACAGCGGTCAGCCCTATGAAATCTTCAAGTTTGTTCCTTACGGATATGACGAACGTCAATATTGTTCTCCCGGCTTTAACCTACCGGTCGGATGTTTCATGCGTTCAACTGGGGCACGTTTCCCGGAATATCATACGTCCGCAGACAACCTTGAGTGTGTCAAGCCCAGCTCCTTGGCGGATTCTTATCGCAAATGCATAGAGATTTGTTACGTGCTGGAAGGCAACAGAACCTTTCGGAATCTATTGCCGAATGGCGAGCCACAACTAGGCAAACGAGGATTGTATGGCGCTATGGGAGGATTAGCTGGGGGAGGGCGAGAGAAGGAGCTTCTACTTCTCTGGGCGCTTAATCTTTCCGATGGCTCACACACACTCTTAGATATCGCAGAGAGGTCTGGCCTGCCATTTCGGCAGGTGCGGCATGCCGCTGATCTGTTGCTTGAACATGGATTGCTCGAAGAGGTAGAGGGGGCTACGTAG
- a CDS encoding glucose-1-phosphate cytidylyltransferase translates to MKVVLFCGGFGMRIREYSENIPKPMVPVGYRPVLWHVMKYYAYYGHTEFILCLGHGTDVVKDYFLNYSECASNDFVMSQGGKKLDLINMDIQDWRITFADTGTNANIAQRLIAVRKYLGNDQEFIANYSDGLTDLPLPDQLAHFRQMKAVGSFVSVAPRLSYHMVTAGENGLVSGLEEMSRSSLRINGGYMLFSTAIFDYIQPGEELVQEPFQRLIKEQKLVAYRYDGFWASMDTFKDKQVLDEMYAKGRAPWLIWKQSGGSR, encoded by the coding sequence ATGAAAGTCGTATTGTTTTGCGGAGGGTTCGGAATGCGGATTCGGGAGTATTCCGAAAACATTCCCAAGCCGATGGTACCCGTCGGGTATCGTCCCGTCTTATGGCATGTCATGAAGTATTATGCCTATTACGGGCATACAGAGTTCATCCTTTGTCTCGGCCACGGCACGGACGTCGTGAAGGATTACTTTCTTAACTACAGTGAATGTGCATCGAATGACTTTGTTATGTCGCAAGGCGGCAAGAAACTCGATTTAATTAATATGGATATTCAGGATTGGCGCATCACGTTCGCTGATACAGGGACCAATGCGAATATCGCTCAGCGTCTGATTGCAGTGAGAAAGTATCTAGGAAACGATCAAGAGTTCATCGCCAATTATAGCGATGGCCTGACTGATCTTCCGTTACCGGATCAGCTAGCACACTTCCGTCAGATGAAGGCTGTGGGAAGTTTTGTGAGCGTCGCTCCGCGGTTGAGTTATCACATGGTGACAGCCGGCGAAAATGGGCTGGTATCAGGCTTGGAAGAGATGAGTCGATCCAGTCTGCGCATCAACGGGGGCTATATGCTGTTCTCCACAGCCATTTTCGATTATATACAGCCTGGTGAGGAGCTCGTGCAAGAACCGTTTCAGCGGCTCATCAAGGAGCAGAAGTTAGTGGCCTATCGGTACGACGGGTTCTGGGCCAGTATGGATACGTTCAAGGACAAGCAGGTGCTCGACGAAATGTACGCTAAAGGACGGGCTCCCTGGCTCATTTGGAAACAATCCGGCGGGTCCCGATAG
- a CDS encoding PIG-L family deacetylase — protein sequence MIPLLQKSTPGSKCTVLCLGAHSDDIEIGCGGTLLHLLNTYPDAEVVWVVFSANRVRKKEALMSASRFLAGAAKKTIIVKTFRESVFPYCGQSIKRYFEQLKQKVSPDLVFTHYRDDLHQDHRVINELTWNTFRRQCILEYEIPKYDGDMGIPNFFVSLPDLLAKRKAAYIIQGFPSQHGKQWFSSDTFLALLRLRGIEANGSGRYAEAFYSRKWVVG from the coding sequence ATGATTCCGCTATTGCAGAAAAGTACACCAGGATCTAAGTGCACCGTGCTATGTCTAGGAGCTCACTCTGATGATATAGAGATCGGTTGCGGCGGAACTCTCTTGCATCTGCTGAACACGTATCCTGATGCGGAGGTTGTCTGGGTGGTCTTTAGTGCCAACCGAGTCAGGAAGAAAGAGGCACTCATGAGTGCCTCTCGATTTCTGGCGGGCGCCGCAAAGAAGACGATCATCGTCAAGACATTCCGCGAGAGCGTTTTTCCCTACTGCGGCCAGTCGATAAAACGATATTTTGAGCAACTGAAACAGAAGGTTTCACCGGATTTGGTTTTTACTCATTACCGAGATGACCTGCATCAGGATCACCGTGTTATTAATGAACTCACGTGGAATACCTTCCGCCGGCAATGCATTCTCGAGTACGAAATTCCAAAATATGACGGCGATATGGGCATTCCGAATTTTTTCGTGTCGCTCCCTGACCTTCTGGCGAAACGGAAGGCGGCGTACATCATTCAAGGGTTTCCCAGTCAGCACGGCAAGCAATGGTTCAGCAGCGATACATTTTTGGCTCTGCTCCGGTTGCGAGGGATTGAGGCAAACGGCAGTGGGCGGTATGCGGAAGCGTTCTACAGCCGGAAGTGGGTGGTCGGGTGA
- a CDS encoding glycosyltransferase family 2 protein gives MTKPMPLVSIGLPVYNGEGFLSQTVDSILSQTFTDFELIISDNASVDGSNAIAELYARRDDRIRVVRSECNQGAAWNYKHVLDLARGRYFRWAPADDLFAPESLACCVHVLDQHPEAVLCYPKTTLIDGQGQALQPYEDNLDLRQASPVERYKAAVKQIGLTNVIYGLMRTSVLRQTRLIGSFPGADVLFVTELALFGQFHEIDQRLFFRRMHPGASSSIQSLDGIQAFMDPKIVRKKAFARMWRHLFESMRSLVHAPLAVRERVRLFGFLMREMIASRDQYVQEVVLLMNPRGRGAASVVDHK, from the coding sequence ATGACCAAACCTATGCCTCTTGTCAGTATTGGATTGCCGGTTTACAACGGAGAAGGCTTTCTTTCTCAGACGGTGGATTCCATTCTGAGCCAGACGTTTACCGATTTTGAATTGATTATTTCTGATAATGCGTCTGTCGATGGATCGAACGCAATCGCTGAATTGTACGCCCGGCGAGACGATCGCATTCGAGTCGTTCGGAGCGAATGTAACCAGGGTGCGGCGTGGAATTACAAGCACGTTCTTGATCTCGCACGGGGGCGGTATTTTCGGTGGGCTCCCGCTGACGACCTATTCGCTCCTGAATCCCTTGCATGCTGCGTCCACGTGCTCGATCAACATCCTGAAGCCGTCCTGTGCTATCCGAAGACGACGCTCATCGATGGGCAAGGGCAAGCCCTTCAGCCGTATGAAGACAACCTCGACCTCAGGCAAGCCAGTCCGGTGGAACGATATAAGGCCGCGGTCAAACAGATAGGCTTGACCAATGTCATCTATGGCTTAATGAGGACCAGCGTGCTCCGGCAGACGCGCCTGATTGGGAGCTTCCCCGGAGCCGATGTCCTATTTGTGACTGAACTGGCGCTATTCGGGCAGTTTCACGAAATCGACCAGCGATTGTTTTTCAGGCGGATGCACCCAGGGGCTTCTAGCAGCATCCAATCGCTGGATGGTATCCAGGCCTTCATGGATCCGAAGATCGTACGCAAGAAAGCCTTTGCGCGGATGTGGCGGCATCTGTTTGAAAGTATGCGCTCACTAGTGCATGCCCCGCTTGCTGTGCGAGAACGCGTCAGGCTGTTTGGGTTCCTGATGCGAGAGATGATTGCGTCGCGTGACCAATACGTGCAGGAAGTGGTTCTTTTGATGAATCCCCGAGGACGCGGTGCCGCTAGTGTAGTGGATCATAAGTAG
- a CDS encoding lipopolysaccharide biosynthesis protein yields the protein MMQPIVSDSTSTSESSSTTVVGSSLDRVLVRGLAWTGAVKWLSQLLSWVSTIVVARLLNPEDYGIVAMAGVFIGLIGLLNEFGLGAAVVALRHLTKTQIAQIHSLASLFGISGFLLTCAVAIPTGKFFGAQEVPLIMITMGAGFVILSMRSVPSALLEKDLRFKFLAFLEGGQSLVATFTTLIVAWLGGGYWALVLGGLAGQLAATTVIWLSRPLSYAWPTVDSMKETIRLSSHVLTSRVSWYVAASSDVFIGGRVLGQVAVGVYSMVGTLAYMPIEKITALLSRVMPAIYSTVQNDPQAMRRYLLLLTEALSLIVWPIAMGMSLVAHEFVLVVLGDKWNGVIAPLEILACWAGVRSVFSLVPPLLYVTSNSRVAMLNGLLCVATYPIAFWVGSSWGVVGLAWAWVVVQPFGFIQPYVHVLRAIELSFWRYIHALWPACTGVVFMVAAIKGIQQIVQSDWPLTVRLGVEICVGAVAYICAVLMFHHRRLWQLLAVVRSKGSK from the coding sequence ATGATGCAACCGATCGTATCCGACTCCACCTCCACCTCCGAATCGTCCTCCACTACTGTCGTGGGGTCGTCACTTGATCGCGTATTAGTTCGCGGACTGGCCTGGACCGGCGCCGTTAAGTGGTTGAGCCAGCTTCTTTCCTGGGTGTCCACCATCGTTGTGGCACGACTTCTCAATCCTGAAGATTATGGAATTGTTGCCATGGCGGGCGTCTTTATTGGGCTCATTGGGCTCTTGAATGAATTCGGATTGGGTGCGGCGGTGGTGGCGTTGCGGCATCTCACTAAGACCCAGATTGCACAGATCCATAGTCTAGCAAGCCTCTTCGGTATCAGCGGATTCCTGTTGACCTGCGCGGTGGCTATACCAACCGGGAAATTCTTCGGAGCCCAGGAAGTACCGCTTATCATGATCACGATGGGAGCCGGGTTCGTCATTCTCTCCATGCGATCTGTACCCAGCGCCTTGTTAGAGAAGGATCTGCGTTTCAAGTTTCTGGCCTTCTTGGAAGGAGGACAATCCCTCGTTGCGACCTTTACAACACTGATAGTGGCTTGGTTGGGGGGAGGATATTGGGCGCTTGTATTGGGCGGGTTGGCGGGGCAGTTGGCGGCAACAACAGTGATCTGGTTGTCCAGGCCACTTTCTTATGCCTGGCCGACGGTTGACTCCATGAAGGAAACTATCCGGCTCAGCTCCCACGTATTGACCAGTCGCGTGTCCTGGTATGTGGCTGCGAGCTCCGACGTATTTATCGGTGGGCGGGTGCTGGGGCAGGTGGCCGTGGGTGTGTATTCGATGGTTGGCACTCTTGCGTATATGCCGATTGAAAAAATCACGGCGCTGTTGAGTCGTGTGATGCCGGCCATCTATTCGACGGTGCAAAATGATCCTCAGGCCATGCGGCGCTATCTGTTGTTGCTTACGGAAGCACTCTCATTAATCGTGTGGCCCATAGCCATGGGAATGTCGCTTGTCGCCCATGAGTTTGTGCTAGTCGTGCTGGGGGATAAATGGAATGGCGTGATTGCCCCATTAGAGATTCTCGCTTGCTGGGCGGGTGTAAGATCAGTTTTCAGCTTGGTACCGCCGCTTCTCTATGTGACGAGCAATTCAAGAGTTGCGATGCTGAATGGTCTTTTGTGTGTTGCAACGTATCCGATCGCATTCTGGGTGGGCAGTAGTTGGGGCGTTGTGGGGTTGGCTTGGGCATGGGTCGTTGTTCAGCCATTTGGCTTTATTCAACCGTATGTGCATGTGTTGAGGGCTATAGAACTCTCATTCTGGCGCTATATTCATGCGCTCTGGCCAGCATGCACAGGTGTTGTCTTCATGGTGGCCGCCATCAAGGGGATTCAACAGATAGTCCAGTCGGATTGGCCGTTGACGGTCAGGCTTGGAGTAGAGATATGTGTCGGTGCAGTGGCCTATATCTGTGCAGTACTCATGTTTCATCATCGGCGGCTTTGGCAACTACTCGCTGTCGTTCGCTCAAAAGGTAGTAAGTGA
- a CDS encoding sterol desaturase family protein — MIADGITWFVGKVVEYMSEPYQSWDAFVNAATLGIRMFFQLESRFSWIYFVASFLIGIGVYAFERRKRNLGDGVSLARFIFPREVWGHPSAIVDYKFVAIDMTIKSLTYGPMFSGMTLLFYKAAFYVSQSTWLGFVSPIHPDPIMVAFVALLVGDFGVFFGHYLAHKVPLFWIFHQIHHSAEVLTPVTVYRAHPIDGLLSSVVISIVTALAAVSYTTMSGFPVGDLTILGVNAFTFLFYMAGAHLRHSHIWLSYGPIASWIFQSPAQHQIHHSKDPKHWDKNFGFMFSIWDALFGSLYIPREKESLQLGIAHANSEDFSTVPKLYALPVVKAARYILGKQEVTTVTIGEVSAKRD, encoded by the coding sequence ATGATCGCTGACGGCATTACATGGTTTGTTGGGAAGGTCGTAGAGTACATGAGTGAGCCGTACCAATCATGGGATGCGTTCGTGAATGCCGCCACGCTTGGGATTCGGATGTTCTTCCAATTGGAAAGCAGGTTCAGTTGGATATATTTCGTAGCAAGCTTCCTCATCGGCATAGGAGTCTATGCCTTCGAAAGGCGTAAGAGAAACCTCGGTGACGGTGTTTCGTTAGCGAGGTTCATATTTCCTCGTGAAGTGTGGGGGCATCCGTCTGCAATCGTCGACTACAAGTTTGTAGCCATTGATATGACCATCAAATCCCTGACCTATGGACCCATGTTTTCAGGGATGACGCTTTTGTTTTATAAGGCGGCTTTTTATGTCAGCCAATCGACATGGTTGGGATTTGTATCGCCGATCCATCCTGACCCGATCATGGTTGCATTTGTGGCCCTGCTTGTGGGCGACTTTGGAGTGTTCTTCGGACACTACCTCGCTCATAAAGTTCCGCTGTTTTGGATATTTCACCAGATCCACCACTCGGCCGAAGTCTTGACACCGGTGACGGTTTATCGAGCGCATCCAATCGATGGGCTGTTGTCAAGCGTTGTCATATCCATAGTGACGGCACTGGCTGCCGTAAGCTATACGACAATGAGCGGTTTTCCGGTGGGGGATTTAACGATACTTGGAGTGAATGCGTTTACGTTCTTATTTTACATGGCAGGGGCTCATTTACGGCACTCTCATATCTGGCTTTCTTATGGCCCCATAGCCAGCTGGATATTCCAGAGCCCGGCTCAGCATCAGATTCATCACAGCAAGGACCCGAAACATTGGGACAAGAACTTCGGCTTTATGTTCTCCATATGGGACGCCTTATTCGGGTCGCTCTATATTCCTCGGGAAAAGGAATCACTTCAGCTCGGAATCGCTCATGCCAACTCCGAAGACTTTTCCACGGTGCCGAAACTCTATGCTCTTCCCGTTGTGAAGGCGGCGAGATATATCTTAGGGAAACAGGAAGTCACGACGGTAACGATCGGTGAGGTGTCAGCCAAGCGTGATTGA